A portion of the bacterium genome contains these proteins:
- a CDS encoding 50S ribosomal protein L1, whose product MPRHSKRYNTAADSLEVEKLYGLGDGIELLKGWPAAKFDESVDIALNLGVDPKHSDQMVRGAIVLPYGTGREVRVLVFAKGDKETEATEAGADYVGADELAKKIQDEGWLEFERVIATPDMMSVVGRLGKVLGPRGLMPNPKLGTVTQDVGRAVSENKAGKVEYRVDKNGIIHSSIGKRSFDADKLLANASALIDAIVKAKPAASKGIYLKKISISTTMGPGVHIDPSSVEKAA is encoded by the coding sequence ATGCCGAGACATAGCAAGCGCTACAACACGGCCGCGGACTCCCTCGAAGTCGAGAAGCTCTACGGGCTCGGCGATGGCATCGAGCTGCTCAAGGGCTGGCCTGCCGCCAAATTCGATGAAAGCGTGGATATCGCCCTCAACCTGGGCGTCGATCCCAAGCATTCGGACCAGATGGTGCGCGGAGCGATCGTTCTGCCCTACGGCACGGGCCGGGAAGTCCGGGTTCTGGTCTTCGCCAAAGGCGACAAGGAGACCGAGGCCACGGAGGCTGGCGCGGACTACGTGGGAGCCGACGAACTGGCCAAGAAGATCCAGGACGAAGGTTGGCTCGAGTTCGAGCGGGTGATCGCAACGCCGGACATGATGAGTGTGGTCGGGCGCCTCGGAAAGGTGCTAGGGCCTCGCGGGCTCATGCCGAACCCGAAGCTCGGTACCGTCACCCAGGACGTCGGACGTGCCGTGAGCGAGAACAAGGCCGGGAAGGTCGAATACCGGGTCGACAAGAACGGAATCATCCATTCTTCGATCGGAAAACGATCCTTCGACGCCGACAAGCTCCTGGCCAACGCCAGCGCGCTCATCGACGCGATCGTCAAGGCCAAGCCGGCGGCTTCGAAGGGCATCTATCTCAAGAAGATCTCGATCTCGACGAC